A genomic segment from Candidatus Zixiibacteriota bacterium encodes:
- a CDS encoding Trm112 family protein: MKSDSGPAPHFDADLLHILACPKCKGSLTLNAAMHTLDCGACRLRYPLNQGIPILLLEAAAAF; this comes from the coding sequence ATGAAGTCTGATTCCGGCCCGGCGCCCCACTTCGACGCCGACCTCCTCCACATCCTGGCTTGTCCGAAATGTAAAGGGTCGTTGACTCTGAACGCCGCAATGCATACACTTGACTGCGGCGCCTGTCGGCTGCGTTATCCGCTCAACCAGGGAATCCCGATTCTCCTGCTTGAAGCCGCCGCGGCGTTCTGA
- a CDS encoding PTS sugar transporter subunit IIA yields the protein MKLSKFCEEQLISFDLQARAKSGVIEELVEMAAKSKLVKDKNLLLKDIITRENLVTTGVGYGVAFPHAKTKATKGIVIAFGRSDPGVDFEAMDRQPVHLFFLIAAPEDAIGAHLKVMAHLSYLMKSEKNREKLMTVKSPGELLQILDSIE from the coding sequence ATGAAGCTATCGAAATTCTGTGAAGAGCAATTGATTTCATTCGACTTGCAGGCCCGCGCCAAGAGCGGCGTTATCGAAGAACTGGTCGAGATGGCGGCTAAGTCGAAATTGGTGAAGGATAAGAATCTGCTGCTCAAGGATATTATCACGCGCGAGAACCTCGTCACGACCGGCGTCGGCTACGGCGTCGCCTTCCCGCACGCCAAGACTAAAGCGACCAAGGGCATCGTCATCGCCTTCGGGCGCTCCGATCCGGGCGTCGACTTTGAAGCCATGGACCGCCAGCCGGTGCACCTTTTCTTTCTCATCGCCGCCCCCGAAGATGCTATCGGCGCTCATCTGAAGGTGATGGCGCACCTGTCGTACCTGATGAAATCCGAGAAGAATCGGGAGAAGCTGATGACCGTCAAAAGTCCCGGGGAACTATTGCAGATTCTCGATTCTATTGAATAG